The segment CTCGTCGCGCACATTCACCCACCCAATGTTGTGGCATTCGCCGCCGTCCTTGCCGCCATCGAAACGCCCCGTGGCCGGCTCGTCGATGTATTCGAACCAGTGTGCACCGATGAAGTTGGGAAGCGCGAAGCCATCTGCAAGATAGTCCTGGTAGGCATCACCGCGTTCAGCCTGGGTGGCGAAAATGCCCTCCACTTGCCGGAAGGGAAGGCCCGCATCCTCCGCCTGGAAGTGGAACTCCCCGGCGATCCAGGGCTTGTCCGTGTCGACTGCCCCGTTCATCACGGGCCTGCGAGGGCTCAGGCCGTAGATGGTGGCGCTCACCACGTCATTGTAGCGGCTCTCAGCTCGGATGACCTCCGCCGGGGCGCCCTGGGAGTGGCGCGCGCCCAGAAGCAGGTGGTTGGGGTCGTTTCGGCGGATCGCTTCGGATGTGAGGCGAAAGTACCGGTCGGCGAAGAGATCAAGAAACGCAGATGCGTCCTTGCGCGCTCCGGGCTTGTTGGGCAGCTTCTCGCCGTTTTCGCGGATGGCGCCGAAGCCGGCCCAATCGGTGCCCCAGGCGGCGTTGAGGGCCTCGATATTCCCATACCGGGCCGCCAGGAAGTCCACCCAGGCCGCCTTTGCCGCAAGGCCTTCTGGCGCGGCGTGAATGCAGCTCACGAGGTTCATCCCATTCTGCCAGTCGCCATACCAGCCCATTTCGTTCGCCGTGAACCAACCGATGAGAAACGGGTCATCCTTCGCCTTCGAGGCGCCGCGTGAGTTGGCCTCCACAGCGCGTTCGAAAGCAGGGGCGAACACATCCGGCACGTTGAGGTACCCATCGCGGGTCGGGATCTTCGGCGTGTCGCCCCATCCTGCCGCGAAGTTCACATACGCAATGCCCATACTGCCCGACCAGGCAGCCGCGGTGTTGATCCGCCAGTCCGCGAGGCGCCGACGGGTCTCGGCTTCCCAGTGTTTGCGCCAGTCCGCGCCGAACTTGAGGATCAGGCCGCGCACATAGGGGCTAAAGACCAGCCCGGTTCCCGGTTCGAGCCCGTAAGCCTCATAGCCGTAGGGCGGATCCCAGGCATCCCTGAAGCGTGGGTCGTCCTTCTCCGCGATGACATCCGCGAACAGATGCTCGCGTTTCGATACCCGCGTGTATGAGTCCCCAAGGCTGATGACGCAGATGCCGACGGACAGCATCGGGTGACCGTCCGGCGTGACCAACACCTGTCGGTCTCCGAGCCTGTCCAGCCTGAAGAAACCGGTCGCGGGAAGTTGGATGTCCATCCGGCCCCCGTAGCGGTCGAGAGACGGCAAGGCCGCCGAAGCATCAGTGTCACTCTCTGCGCGCACGGCGCGGGACTTGCGCCCGCCCCGGAGCAGTTCATCTACTGCGACGACGCAGTAGACGTACTGCGTCCCCGGCTGCGCGGAAATGTCCACGAAGCGGTTCACCGGGAAGCGCGCGATGCGCCGTTCGGTTTCGCCACGGGCGCGGCGGAAGATGTCGTAGCACCGGGCGCCAGGCACTTCGGTCCAGTGGAGCGCTACCCCGTCCGATACTCCGCGGGCCGAGAGTTCCGGAGCGGCCAGGCGCGGGAGACTGACCAGGCGGATACTCGAGAACCGCACTGGCAGCGGCTCGTTGGGGCTATAGGCCAGAAACCAGAAACGCTCCACCCGGGTCACGTCGATGGCCGTCCCACACCAGGCGCCCTCGTCTTTCCCATGGATCATGTTGAGAATGGGGATGCGTATCTCCGTCCACACTCCCGGCGGAATCCTGCGTGCCGGTTTGTGGGCCTTGCCGTGGGAGTCTTCTATGCCCACCTCGATCGTTGCCGCGTGCGGGCCATCATTGCGCAGGCCCACCACCAGGAAGGCTGCGCGAGACCAGTCTTGCACTTCGGGCAACTCGTACCGCGCGCTGGGCCAGTCGCTCACGGGCTTGAAAAGCAGGCGCAACGCCTTGTCGCCCGGGGCGGGCCCGTCGCCGATGCTGACCTCACTGTCACCCGAGGTGAAAGCGGTGATGACCGTCTCATCCGAAAGATCACAGACGGGAGTGTCCGCGTAGCCCAGGGACATGAAGGATGTGGCGAGCACGACTGCTGTCAGCAAAGACATGAAAGGGCCTCCAGTTCTCTCTGCGGGTCACTGAGCGGCAGCAGGCGCGGGCAATCCATTGCTCTCCGCAACCATGGGCGACTATCGCTGTGCACACTCAATCGGCCGCGCTTGGACCGCGGGGGCTACCGGGAATCTCGCGGGCGCAGACGCAGGGGCTATCCGCTCACGACCGCTTCCAGCATACCCTCGCAGTACTCCCCGAGATCCTCGCCGTCGAAGATGACCCGCAGTGTCCAGATCGCCCGCGAGGGGGGATCAAGGCCCGCTTCGGGGCTGATCGTCAGCGGCACCCGCGCGCGTTCCTTCGGGCCCAGTTCGATCTCGAGCATCGCCGGACGCGCGTGGAAGCCTTCCGGCAGGCAAGGCTGGGCGCGGACGACGACGAACTCATCCAGCGGGTTCACCACCCGCACTTCCAGGTGGATGCGCTCCTGTACCTGGGCGCGATACGGGTACACCGAGATCAGGAAGGGGTTGATGCCCAGGGACGGGTGCTTTCGGCCAACGAGCGCGCGCAGGGAGTTGTGGAAGTCGGCGGCATGGGGCTCGAACCCGTCGCAGGCGGCCCGGGTTATGGGCCACGGGTGAACGTGGGCCGCTGCCAGAAGTCGGGGCTGGTACTTGCGCAGGAGTCTTGCGCCCACAAGGTAGCCGCCGTCCACGTCAAACCAGTTGCGCCAGTCCGGGTCGGTGGGACGGATGGTCGTGTGGTCCGCCTCCCAGTACAGGGCATCTCCCGAAAACAGCACCATCTGTTCGTCTATTTCGCAGAAGTACACCGCATGGTACTCGGTCTGGCTGGGGAAGAAATGGGGGAAGATGTCGAAGCCGCGCCAGCGCATGGGCATGCCCTCGCGCATGACCATATCCACCCTGTAGGGGCGGTCATGCAGGCAGTTGAGGCTGTAGCCGTGGGGCCGCTCGAGTACATCTACCATGCACTCGTGGGTCGCCAGTTTCGTGCCGTACTTTTCCACCAGCCAGTCGTAGCCCATGAGGTGGTCATCATGGTGGTGGGTGATGATGCACCACTCCACGTCGCGGATGCCCTTGTCCGCGAGCACCTGCTCGAAGTTCTCGGGATAGCTCACTCCGGCGTCGAAAAACACTGCCGCACCGTCATCATCCACGATGGCATACTGGATCCGATTGGTGGCGCCGCGCAGGTGCGGCGTGATCGGGTCGAAATCGCAGACATGTCCCTGGGGTTGGTCGGGCCAGATCAGCCGCCAGCGGCTCCAGAAGTCGCCGATGCGATCCAGGGCGGCCTTGGCGGCGCTCATCACGTTTTCGCGGCCAATCACGGGATCGCCATGGGCCGGGAGCAGGACGTCGATATCGCCGCTCGCAAGCCACCCGACCCCACGTCTCAGGGCGTGTAGGCCCTCCATGAAGTTGTAACTGCGCTGCAGTTCATAGATGGAATGCAGCGTCCCGTCATGCTGCAGGATATCGCCCGAGACCAGCATGCGCGTGTCACCGTCGATGATAAGGTACCCCATGCCGCCCGGAGTATGGGCGCCGATGTGTTGCGCGTAGACATAGGGCTTGCGCCACGGCCGCGGCAGCTCTCCATCGGCAAGACGCATCGTTACGGGGATGTTCAGGCGCGGGCACAGGAAGCGTTCGTAGCCGGCGTAGCCATGGGCCACCTGCAGTTCCTGCCAAATGCCCTCGGCATTCTCCAGGTACGGCGCGTCGTGCTCTCCGATGGCAACCGGCAGCCCCGGGTATGCGTGGTGCCCGAACACCCGGTCACGCCGGTAGTCAGTGTGCAGCACCAGCGACGGGGCCCTCATGCCTGCGGTCTCCATGGCCCCGAGCACCGCACCGGAGCCCAGGTCGAAAAGCCCGGTCTCCCCGTCATCCCACTGGATTACATACACGTTCACCGCATCGCGGTAGAGGCTGATCTTCGGCAGGACTGGAATGAGCGACTGGCTCATGGTGCTCTCCTGAGACGGGTTTGAGTTCAGCCGAGGTCCGACGGCGGGAAATGGGACAGGTAGAACTGGGTCCCGAACTTGTCCATATCATCGGCCAGGAAGAACATGCCCTCGACGATGAACCGTCCCCCGGCTTCGAGGTGTCTCAGCACGGCTCTCTGCAGGCTGGTCTCCCTGGGTGCTGTGGACAGGTCCGGGTCCTCGTCGTAAAAGATAAAGTACAGTCCGGATCGTCGGCTCGTGGGGATAGGGAAGAGGTACAGCTCCTTCTGCCAGAGGACCATGTTCGAGTCCGGTCGATAGAAGTCGGCGATCTCCGGGTTGAGAATCCATGATCCGCAGGCAAACCCGACGAAGGGCCGCTCGGGGAAGTACTCCCGGAAGAACGCAATCGCCCGCTCCATGGTGTCCCGGCAGGCTTCCGGGGTCATGTTCCCGCCGCCGGGGATATGGACGTCCAGCACCGGATCGCCGGCGGTCAACACCTGCTTCCATTTCGACAGGTCCAGCGTCACCGGCTCGCGCAAGCCCACCCCAGCAGGGGAGATGGGACAACCGCGCACCGTGCTCTCGCCGGCCTCAATGTGCGCCACCCAGCCTTCGGGGTCCGGGTCTTCGGCAGGGCGCATGTCCAGCATGCCATCGGCAGCGAAACGGGTGCCGTCGGATGCAAGCGCAATCACCTCGCCTGTGTCGCGGTGCCGGTACGCCGTGAGGCCGCCGCGGAAGGGCCGAACCATGTATTCCATCCTGCCCACGCGGAACAGATCGCCATTCGCGTAGAAGCGCAGCCAGTAGATGGTCCGGGTGTATGCGCCCAGATTGCCGTTATTGTGGAAGGCGTAGTACTCGGTGAGGGCTTCAAATCGCCCGCAGCTGTCGCGCGAGATGGCTTCGGGTACCCCACGCTCCCGGTGGAAAGCCGTGGCCAGCGGAACCACGCCCAGCGCAACCAGCAGGTACAGGACGCCGCAGCGCTCTTCCCCGAGAATGTGCGCCAGCGAGGGCCACTGTCGGATTTTCTCGGCCGGGTACTCCTGGTGCCGGAAAAGGCATTCGTGGCAATGCCATGCGTAGAGCTTGAGCGCGGGACACTGACGGATCTGCTCCGCGGTCTGCAGGATCAGCGGCTCATGCTCCGGCGCGACGCTCACCCAGTCACGGGATATGCGGATAGTGTCCGGGTCCAGCAGGCTCGGGTTCTCCGGCAGGCTCGCGACGTCTTCCTCCCAGTGGGGCTCGAAGACGTCGCGGTAGTCCTCAATGCCAAGCGTCGACAGGAACTGGTCAAGCTGCATGTGATCCGCTCGCTTTCTACGGAATCGGGAGACTGGCAGCCGGTCCGGGCCTCGTCCTAAACCGGTGCCTGTATCCGGGGGCGCCTTTGGCCCCTACGCGTAACTGCCCTCTTCCCGCGCGATATCCAGCGCCAGGCGGTAGTTCTCCAGCGGCACCGTGGGCGGGATTGAGTGGTCGGAGTGGAAGATGTAGCGCCCGCCTTCCGCGGCGCAAGAGACCTTTGGACGCACTTCAGCCTCCACCTCCTCCAGGGTTCCGCCGAGTCTTTCCACACTGATGTTGCCGAAGAGCGTGATCTGATCGCCGTACAGCGCCTTCAGCGCGCAGACGTCGCTGCCCGCGCGGGATTCCAGGGGCTGCGCGCAGGCATACCCGGCCTCGATCAGCAGGGGGACGAAATCGGTGACATTGCCGCAGCAGTGGTACATCGGAACGATGCCCCGCTCCCAGCAGGCGTCGGTGATACGCCGCAGGCTGGGCAGCACTATCTCCCGGAAGAGCCTGGGCGAAAAGAGCATTCCGTTGCGGTAACACAGGTCCGCGAAATGCCACAGGGCGTCGGGTTTGGCGATTTCGCAGGCCGCATCGATGAGGTCCAGGTTCAGGCGCGTCTGGTACTCCACCATCTCGGCCACTACATCCGGGTGATCCATCATCATCTGTAGCGCGCGCTCGAAACCCATGGCCATAAGCGCCCACCAGATGGGCTCCGAGGGGACCATGGCGAACCAGTGGCCGGCCGCATTGTACTGGGCCACGAGTTCGCCATAGTTCGCGGGAATGCGGCCCGGCGAGAACCGCAGGCGCTCTCGGTAAGTCCGCCAGTCGTCGGGAGTGTTGATGAGATACTCGACTTTGTGCGGCGTGGCGGTCTTCGACTTCCACCGCCATTCGGTGACGCCATCTGCATTCCGCACCAGCGATCGGTCTTCGTAGTCCTCCAGAGTCTCTTCAGGCAGTGTGAGCGACCCATCGAACCAGCTCGTCCCGATGGGGTCCATGTCCAGCCACACCAGGGGGTCAACATCGTCCGGCATGCCCTCGCTCCGCCAGCGCTCCAGGGTCTCGGGCCAGATGCAGATCTCGCAGAGCGGGATTCTGTCGGGCAGTTCGCCGGTGAGGGCCCGGCGCATCCGTTCGCGACTGGTCATGTGTGGCTCCTCGGGGAAGGAATTGGGGCGACGCCTTGGCCGAGATCACGCCTCCGCTGCTCCTCACCTCAGGAAATACCCCTGCGAGGTGGGGTTGGCGTCGGTGGTCATGCTGATTCCCAGTTTGCGCAGGCCGTATTCGTCGCCCGCGCCCGGTTCGTGGGTGAGATGCATCTGAGTCCCGCGCAGTTCGGGCAGTTTCTCGATGCCCGCTTTCGCCGCAGGGTTGGTGGCCGCGCTGATGCCCAATGCCACCAGGACCTCCTGCACGTTGAGGCTGGGTGACGTGGCGCCCAGGTAATTGGCCTTCAGGTCGGTGAGGCTCTGAATCACGGAGCTCGGGAGCAGGTGCATGCTGTCAGGGATGCCAGCGAGGTGCTTGATCGCATTGATGATTGCCGCGGATGCCGAGTGGAACAGGGGCGAGTTCTTCCCCGTGACGATGGCCCCGTCCGCGGTCTGGAGCGCCGCGCCGCAGTAGAATCCGTCCTTCCCGCCGCCGGCTTGCTCAGCCCGGGCGGCGGTCTGCCGGGCAGGGAGAACCACCGGGCGGTCGGTGGGGCCCACTTCGAGGCGCACCATGAGGCTCTCGGCGCGCTCCAGGACCTTGTGGCTGCACAGGCCCCGGCGCTGCTCCCAGAAATGCCGGAAGTACCTGCGGATGACCTCCTGAACCGAGGCCTCGCGCACCACGGCGTCGTCGATAATGCCCGCTCCGGCGCGGTTCACACCCATGTCCGTGGGCGACTGGTACACCGGCGTGCCCGGCGCGGTCCCGGCAATGCGGTCGATAATGCGTTTGAGGATCGGGAAGCTCTCAACGTCGCGGTTATAATTCACAGCCACCTTCCCGTAGGCCTTGAGGTGGTGCGGGTCCACGAGCACAATGTCACCCAGGTCCACCGTTGCGGCCTCGTACGCGAGGTTCACGGGGTGGTCCACCGGCAGGTCCCAGATGGGGAATGTCTCGAACTTCGCGTAGCCCGAAGTCCGGCCCTGCTGGTGGTCGTGGTACAGCTGAGAGAGGCAGGTTGCCAGCTTGCCGCTTCCAGGGCCGGTGCCGGTGACCACAACCAGAGGCGCCTCGGTCTCGATGAAGGGATTGCGGCCGAATCCGTCCGCCGACACGATGAAGTCCACATCGCTGGGATAGTTGGGGATCTCGAAGTGCGTGTAGACGGCGATGCCCTGTCCCTGCAGCTGCTGAGTGAGCCGGTCGCAGCCACGGCCAGGCGTGTATCGCGTGATGACCACCGCTTTCGTGGGTATTCCCCAGTCCCGCAGGTCGTCGATGGCCTTGAGGGTCGCGAGATCATAAGTGATGCCGAAGTCCCCACGAATGCGCCCGTGCTCGATGTCCTCGGAACAGACGCAGAAGATCACCTCGATCCGGTCTCGCAGGTCTTGCAGGAGACGCATCTTCACGTTGGGGTCATATCCAGGAAGGACGCGCATGGCGTGGAAATCGAAGGTGAGCTTGCCCCCGAACTCAAGATAGAGCTTACCTTGGAACTGTTCCACCCGTTGGAGAATTGCGTCTGTCTGTTCCCGAAGATACTTTGCATTGTCGAAGCCCTGTCTGGCCATGAAACGCTCCTGACGCGCGCCCGCCCTGCCGCCGGGTCCCTCGCTCCCAGCGGATCGGCGCTGGATGTTCCTGCTGCCCGCTGGCGGGGATGTTCCACAGGCGGCGGGTGCGAACCTGCCGGGTGACCAATGAAGGACTCGCAGGGCCCGAGAGAGAATTGTGAGCTACTTCTCTCTGCATCAGCGGGCCCGGAGTGGCCCGTCATTCCCGTCTTCGCGAGGTGTCCACGATGAAACGCCTTCTGCTCGCCGCGCTGGCGGTCGCCTGCGTCGCGTACCTGGCGTCCTGCGCACCGAAACCGACGACCTCCGGGCAGACCCCGGAGGAGATGGCGGCTGGAACGTCGCAGGCCCCCAAGCCCGAGGACGCGGCCGCCGGTGAGAAGAAGAAAATCGCGGTGATCCCCAAGGGCACCACCCACGAGTTCTGGAAGTCCATCCACGCCGGGGCGATGAAGGCGGCAGACGAGCTCGGCGTGGAGATCATCTGGAAGGGACCGCTCAAGGAAGACAACCGTGACGACCAGATCAAGATCGTCGAGGACATGACCAACCTCGGTGTGGATGGGATCGTTTTGGCTCCGCTGGATGACACGGCACTGCGCCTTCCGGTTGAAGAAGCCACCCGCAAGGGCATCCCGGTGGTCATCATCGACTCCGGCCTGAAGAGCGAGGACTATGTGAGTTTCGTGGCCACCGACAACCACCACGGCGGGGAGCTTGCGGGTGAGCATCTTGCGAAGCTCCTGAACGGCAAGGGCAAGGTGGTCATGTTGCGGTACGCCGAGGGGTCGGCGAGCACCAATGAGCGGGAACAGGGCTTCGTGGACGCCATCAAGAAGTCGCCGGGCATTGAGCTTGTGAGCAGCAACCAGTACGGCGGCGCTACCACGGAATCTGCACAGAAGGCCAGCGAGAATTTGCTCGCGCCGTACAAGTCCGCCGACGGCAAACTCAGCATCGATGGCATCTTCTGCCCCAATGAGTCCACCACATTCGGGATGCTGCGCGCCCTGCAGGACGCCCGTCTCGCCGGCAGCGTGAAGTTCGTGGGCTTCGACAGCTCTGAGAAACTGGTGGACGCCCTCGCGGCCAAGGAGCTGCACGGGCTGGTCTTGCAGGACCCGATGAACATGGGCTACCTTGGGGTGAAGACCATGGTGGCGCACCTCAACGGAGAGACGGTGGAAAAGCGCATCTCTACCGGCGAGACCCTGGCCACACCCGAGAACATGAACGAGCCTGAGATACAGGCTCTGCTGAAGCCGGACTACCAGAAATGGCTGAAAGAGTAGAGGACGTGGCGCAGCCGCGACTGCGCATGAACGGCATAAGCAAGCGATTCGGGGTCACGGTGGCCCTGGATGGAGTGGACCTCTCCGTGCGTGAAGGGGAGGTCCATGCGCTTGTGGGCGAGAACGGGGCGGGTAAGAGCACTCTCATGAAGGTGCTGTCCGGTGCGATCCAGCCCGACGCCGGAAGCATCACCCTGGATGGCAGGCCCTTCCGTCCCCGCGGGCCCCTGGAGGCGCGCCGGGCAGGGGTAGCCATGATCTACCAGGAACTGTCCCTGGCGCCGCACCTGACGGTTGAAGACAACATCATGCTCGGGGCCGAGCCCACGCGGCTTGGGTTCGTGCGGCGGTCGGTGGTTCGTGCCGAAGTCTCTCGTGCCATGGAGCAGTTCACCCATGCCGGCATCTCGCCCACCGCGAAAGTCGGTTCTCTGTCGCCCGCAGAGCAGCAACTGGTGGAGATCGCCCGGGCGATTGCGGTGGGCTGCAGGGTTCTCGTGCTGGACGAGCCTACCAGCAGTCTAACTTCCCGCGATGTGGAGCGCCTGTTCGATCTGATCGCACGGCTGCGCGCAACCGGGCATTCCATCGTCTACATCTCCCACTTCATTGAGGAAGTCAAGCGTGTCGCGGACCGGGTCACGGTGCTGCGCGACGGATCGGTCGCGGGTTCCGGCGACGTGGGCGACCTGTCCATCGCTGACATCGTGAGTCTCATGGTGGGGCGCGAAATCGCCGATCTGTATCCGAGATCGCCCCGCGAGCCCGGCGAGACGGTGCTGG is part of the Armatimonadota bacterium genome and harbors:
- a CDS encoding MBL fold metallo-hydrolase produces the protein MSQSLIPVLPKISLYRDAVNVYVIQWDDGETGLFDLGSGAVLGAMETAGMRAPSLVLHTDYRRDRVFGHHAYPGLPVAIGEHDAPYLENAEGIWQELQVAHGYAGYERFLCPRLNIPVTMRLADGELPRPWRKPYVYAQHIGAHTPGGMGYLIIDGDTRMLVSGDILQHDGTLHSIYELQRSYNFMEGLHALRRGVGWLASGDIDVLLPAHGDPVIGRENVMSAAKAALDRIGDFWSRWRLIWPDQPQGHVCDFDPITPHLRGATNRIQYAIVDDDGAAVFFDAGVSYPENFEQVLADKGIRDVEWCIITHHHDDHLMGYDWLVEKYGTKLATHECMVDVLERPHGYSLNCLHDRPYRVDMVMREGMPMRWRGFDIFPHFFPSQTEYHAVYFCEIDEQMVLFSGDALYWEADHTTIRPTDPDWRNWFDVDGGYLVGARLLRKYQPRLLAAAHVHPWPITRAACDGFEPHAADFHNSLRALVGRKHPSLGINPFLISVYPYRAQVQERIHLEVRVVNPLDEFVVVRAQPCLPEGFHARPAMLEIELGPKERARVPLTISPEAGLDPPSRAIWTLRVIFDGEDLGEYCEGMLEAVVSG
- a CDS encoding DUF5596 domain-containing protein; its protein translation is MQLDQFLSTLGIEDYRDVFEPHWEEDVASLPENPSLLDPDTIRISRDWVSVAPEHEPLILQTAEQIRQCPALKLYAWHCHECLFRHQEYPAEKIRQWPSLAHILGEERCGVLYLLVALGVVPLATAFHRERGVPEAISRDSCGRFEALTEYYAFHNNGNLGAYTRTIYWLRFYANGDLFRVGRMEYMVRPFRGGLTAYRHRDTGEVIALASDGTRFAADGMLDMRPAEDPDPEGWVAHIEAGESTVRGCPISPAGVGLREPVTLDLSKWKQVLTAGDPVLDVHIPGGGNMTPEACRDTMERAIAFFREYFPERPFVGFACGSWILNPEIADFYRPDSNMVLWQKELYLFPIPTSRRSGLYFIFYDEDPDLSTAPRETSLQRAVLRHLEAGGRFIVEGMFFLADDMDKFGTQFYLSHFPPSDLG
- a CDS encoding DUF1846 domain-containing protein; the protein is MARQGFDNAKYLREQTDAILQRVEQFQGKLYLEFGGKLTFDFHAMRVLPGYDPNVKMRLLQDLRDRIEVIFCVCSEDIEHGRIRGDFGITYDLATLKAIDDLRDWGIPTKAVVITRYTPGRGCDRLTQQLQGQGIAVYTHFEIPNYPSDVDFIVSADGFGRNPFIETEAPLVVVTGTGPGSGKLATCLSQLYHDHQQGRTSGYAKFETFPIWDLPVDHPVNLAYEAATVDLGDIVLVDPHHLKAYGKVAVNYNRDVESFPILKRIIDRIAGTAPGTPVYQSPTDMGVNRAGAGIIDDAVVREASVQEVIRRYFRHFWEQRRGLCSHKVLERAESLMVRLEVGPTDRPVVLPARQTAARAEQAGGGKDGFYCGAALQTADGAIVTGKNSPLFHSASAAIINAIKHLAGIPDSMHLLPSSVIQSLTDLKANYLGATSPSLNVQEVLVALGISAATNPAAKAGIEKLPELRGTQMHLTHEPGAGDEYGLRKLGISMTTDANPTSQGYFLR
- a CDS encoding substrate-binding domain-containing protein — encoded protein: MKRLLLAALAVACVAYLASCAPKPTTSGQTPEEMAAGTSQAPKPEDAAAGEKKKIAVIPKGTTHEFWKSIHAGAMKAADELGVEIIWKGPLKEDNRDDQIKIVEDMTNLGVDGIVLAPLDDTALRLPVEEATRKGIPVVIIDSGLKSEDYVSFVATDNHHGGELAGEHLAKLLNGKGKVVMLRYAEGSASTNEREQGFVDAIKKSPGIELVSSNQYGGATTESAQKASENLLAPYKSADGKLSIDGIFCPNESTTFGMLRALQDARLAGSVKFVGFDSSEKLVDALAAKELHGLVLQDPMNMGYLGVKTMVAHLNGETVEKRISTGETLATPENMNEPEIQALLKPDYQKWLKE
- a CDS encoding sugar ABC transporter ATP-binding protein — protein: MAERVEDVAQPRLRMNGISKRFGVTVALDGVDLSVREGEVHALVGENGAGKSTLMKVLSGAIQPDAGSITLDGRPFRPRGPLEARRAGVAMIYQELSLAPHLTVEDNIMLGAEPTRLGFVRRSVVRAEVSRAMEQFTHAGISPTAKVGSLSPAEQQLVEIARAIAVGCRVLVLDEPTSSLTSRDVERLFDLIARLRATGHSIVYISHFIEEVKRVADRVTVLRDGSVAGSGDVGDLSIADIVSLMVGREIADLYPRSPREPGETVLEVEDLAGIRLPVGAGLNLRRGEVLGIAGLVGAGRTELIRAIFGLDPVRSGRVRIGQYSGPASPMQRWRQGVGMLSEDRKNEGLAVGLSITDNVTASRLEGFGPAGLVLPRFQDQATRRWVEALGIRCTSPRQRVNSLSGGNQQKVALARLLQHDVDVLLLDEPTRGIDVASKAQIYQLIDRLACGQSADGTSSGRPRAVLMVSSYLPELLGVCDRIAVMCRGRLGPARPVSQLNERQIMLEATGQELPL